In the Brucella anthropi ATCC 49188 genome, one interval contains:
- a CDS encoding YcbK family protein, with protein MKFAHSTHRTTGRFLSGSVALLALLVTSCTSTGTGLDGKPLQMTSATGGSMIADTLQSAADQTAAAEATAATPSTEEKKAEAKPGETKPATAAEATNTNNKEQAKPVETATATEQQPAQVAALAPQQPKSSSLFGMFGGNKPAEPEPAQAAEQPAAAAPAETAKKQQEPAKDEKPAEAAETQQSTAAKPAEAEKPVQVASLFGSTKSAYTSPQRPTASQGSISRLFSDESTGKRSDRTENKKLAVAKPVSPSAKHEYNYSLPGVRPNGGVEIKHRNSLYDDSDIDANEDDEFASVTLASAPGLARLAPNGLKVQRQTVDVACLKPQLVSMLKTMERHFRRPVMVTSGYRSPSYNRKVNGARKSLHMICAAADIQIDGVSKWEVARFARSMSGRGGVGTYCHTTSVHVDVGPERDWNWRCKG; from the coding sequence CGTCAACCGGTACAGGCCTTGACGGTAAGCCGCTCCAGATGACCTCTGCAACCGGTGGCTCCATGATTGCGGACACATTGCAAAGTGCCGCCGATCAGACAGCTGCCGCAGAAGCGACGGCTGCAACTCCGTCAACAGAAGAGAAAAAGGCCGAAGCCAAGCCGGGCGAAACTAAACCCGCCACAGCGGCTGAAGCGACAAACACCAATAATAAAGAGCAGGCAAAACCGGTCGAGACTGCAACTGCCACGGAACAACAGCCGGCACAGGTAGCAGCCCTCGCCCCGCAGCAGCCGAAGAGTTCATCGCTTTTCGGCATGTTCGGTGGCAACAAGCCCGCTGAACCTGAACCTGCGCAAGCCGCAGAACAACCTGCGGCAGCCGCTCCAGCTGAAACCGCGAAAAAGCAGCAGGAACCGGCAAAGGACGAAAAGCCTGCCGAAGCTGCAGAAACACAGCAAAGCACAGCGGCAAAACCTGCCGAAGCTGAAAAGCCCGTTCAGGTCGCTTCATTGTTCGGCTCCACGAAGAGCGCTTACACCTCGCCGCAGCGCCCAACGGCTTCGCAAGGCAGCATATCACGACTTTTCTCGGACGAATCGACCGGAAAACGCTCAGACAGAACCGAAAACAAGAAGCTTGCTGTCGCCAAACCGGTTTCGCCATCTGCGAAGCATGAATACAATTATTCGCTGCCGGGCGTGCGCCCCAATGGCGGCGTTGAAATCAAGCATCGCAACAGTCTTTATGACGATAGCGATATTGACGCGAACGAAGATGATGAATTTGCGAGCGTAACACTTGCTTCGGCTCCGGGTCTTGCCCGCCTTGCGCCCAATGGCCTGAAAGTACAAAGACAGACCGTGGATGTTGCCTGTCTAAAACCGCAACTCGTATCCATGCTGAAAACCATGGAGCGGCATTTCCGCCGTCCGGTAATGGTAACATCGGGCTATCGCAGCCCGTCCTATAACCGCAAGGTCAATGGTGCCCGCAAATCGCTCCATATGATCTGTGCAGCCGCAGATATTCAGATCGACGGCGTTTCCAAGTGGGAAGTCGCTCGCTTCGCCCGGTCCATGTCGGGACGTGGCGGCGTCGGCACCTATTGCCACACGACTTCGGTTCACGTCGACGTTGGGCCGGAACGCGACTGGAACTGGCGCTGCAAGGGCTAA